Proteins encoded in a region of the Roseofilum casamattae BLCC-M143 genome:
- a CDS encoding transposase gives MLLPWGSKEAWYILTSLSDMDLALDFYACRWSIETLFKDCKSGGYNLEQMQVNEQRLRGILLVMVMAYTLATLQGIAWQKTKVNSYLARPTEKTRMVKRHSNFYLGCYGFSWISSFQCWSELAEQLMQSKAHKRYFYRQGLQALSLTESML, from the coding sequence ATGCTCTTACCCTGGGGATCTAAAGAAGCCTGGTATATCCTGACAAGTTTATCAGATATGGACTTAGCTTTAGACTTTTATGCTTGTCGGTGGAGTATCGAAACTCTGTTCAAAGACTGTAAAAGTGGAGGATATAATCTGGAGCAGATGCAAGTGAATGAGCAGCGGTTACGGGGTATCCTGTTGGTGATGGTTATGGCTTATACTCTAGCGACTTTACAAGGAATAGCTTGGCAAAAAACCAAAGTTAATTCTTATCTGGCTCGCCCCACGGAAAAAACACGCATGGTAAAACGTCACAGTAATTTCTACCTCGGGTGCTATGGATTTTCCTGGATATCTTCTTTCCAATGTTGGTCAGAATTGGCAGAACAGCTAATGCAATCTAAAGCTCATAAACGCTACTTTTATCGTCAAGGTCTACAGGCTCTATCCCTGACAGAGTCTATGTTATAG
- a CDS encoding MORN repeat-containing protein: MIKATLWTAIALVSGTFAGVTVLNEGAQANTLCRGNLCTFPSGTSYQGELQDSIFHGRGTLRFSNGTQCQGIFQYGRLEGTGVCTFPGRYRYEGQFQDGQRAGRGAVVLNNGTRCEGTIQNQQLNGRGACTYSNGTRYEGAFRDGRPDGRGAIALANGTQCNGAFRDGQLNGFGLCIFPSGNRYEGNFRNGVKHGWGVFTYANGTKLEGNWRAGVLPKKN; this comes from the coding sequence ATGATAAAAGCAACGCTATGGACTGCGATCGCCTTAGTTTCCGGCACCTTTGCTGGAGTTACCGTACTGAACGAAGGTGCTCAAGCCAATACGCTCTGTCGCGGCAATCTCTGTACCTTTCCCAGCGGTACGAGTTATCAGGGAGAACTACAAGACAGTATCTTTCACGGTCGAGGGACTCTGCGTTTTAGCAACGGTACTCAGTGTCAGGGAATTTTTCAATACGGCCGCTTGGAAGGCACTGGAGTTTGCACGTTTCCGGGACGATATCGCTATGAAGGACAATTCCAAGACGGCCAGCGCGCGGGGAGAGGTGCAGTCGTTCTCAACAATGGGACTCGCTGTGAAGGCACTATCCAAAACCAGCAGTTGAATGGTCGAGGAGCCTGCACCTATAGTAATGGAACCCGTTATGAGGGAGCCTTTCGCGACGGTCGTCCTGACGGTCGAGGTGCGATCGCCTTAGCCAACGGCACTCAATGTAATGGGGCCTTTCGCGACGGGCAACTCAATGGCTTTGGACTCTGTATTTTTCCCAGCGGTAACCGTTATGAAGGTAATTTCCGCAATGGAGTTAAGCATGGATGGGGAGTCTTTACTTATGCCAATGGTACGAAGTTGGAAGGAAACTGGCGAGCTGGAGTATTGCCGAAGAAGAATTAA
- a CDS encoding phycobilisome rod-core linker polypeptide — MTLPLLDYPLSSQNQRVAGYEIPGDEQPRIYTANNLPQGTDTDEMIWACYRQVFNEQQLIDRHRQTFLESQLRYGQITVRQFMQGLALSDSFRRLNYDTNNNYRFVQMCIQRFLGRDAYNQRETFAWSIVLATKGLQGFIDELLNTSEYLENFGDDIVPYQRRRILPLRSQGELPFARMARYDSYHRPPLQKLGQLQSFANGGFDEDSQVYRNIIFLLPTVAIAILFITLILILGPQ, encoded by the coding sequence ATGACACTTCCACTTTTAGATTATCCATTATCCAGCCAAAACCAACGAGTTGCTGGTTACGAAATTCCTGGTGACGAACAGCCCCGGATTTATACGGCTAACAATTTACCTCAAGGTACCGATACCGATGAAATGATTTGGGCTTGTTATCGACAAGTCTTTAACGAACAACAACTGATCGATCGCCATCGGCAAACATTTTTGGAATCCCAGTTGCGTTACGGTCAAATCACCGTGCGCCAATTCATGCAAGGTTTGGCGTTATCTGATTCGTTTCGTCGTTTAAACTATGACACGAATAATAATTATCGCTTTGTCCAAATGTGCATTCAGCGCTTTTTAGGACGGGATGCTTACAACCAGCGAGAAACGTTTGCTTGGTCGATTGTTTTAGCGACTAAGGGATTGCAAGGATTTATTGACGAATTGCTAAATACTTCGGAGTATTTAGAGAATTTTGGCGATGATATTGTTCCCTATCAACGACGCCGAATTCTGCCTTTGCGATCGCAAGGAGAATTGCCTTTTGCACGTATGGCACGTTACGATAGTTATCATCGTCCGCCATTACAGAAATTAGGGCAGTTGCAATCGTTTGCTAATGGAGGCTTCGATGAAGATTCTCAAGTCTATCGTAACATAATTTTCCTGCTTCCAACCGTTGCGATCGCCATACTCTTTATCACTCTCATACTCATTTTAGGACCTCAATAA
- a CDS encoding chlorophyll a/b binding light-harvesting protein, with amino-acid sequence MTTANLTSPKFPGSTFDTEYVQDSVNPYSWWAGNFRFVNLSGKLLGAHIAHAGLIVLWAGAMTLFELSRLNPDLPLYNQGLILLPHLATLGIGVGAEGQIIDTSPYFAIGLVHLISSAVLGAGGIYHAVLGPEILDVKGFGYDWEDDRKMTSILGIHLVLLGIGALLLALKATQFGGLYDPAIANVRIIENPTLNPLTIFGYVVGITPEGWTLQGMAAVNNLEDAIGGHIWIGIICILGGIWHISSQPTKWAKGLFVWSGEAYLAYSQAALAYMGYFAAYFVWVNDTVYPSAFYGPAQTLTVDGTITVRTWLMLFHIIVGSLLFAGHFWHGLRARAIAAGFVFSNMKFNPEALFGDTQFQQPLFSGIVQPYENDFQQGNLATPLNSSQLSLTWVKNLPIYREGLSPIARGLEIGMAHGYLLLGPFLKLGPLRNTDNALWAGFGSASGLVVILSLCLFLYGTAIFQPNQKPRGVLPDNIQTYTDWSLFTSGFAIGGLGGVIFATFILLEIGRSGLG; translated from the coding sequence ATGACTACTGCAAATTTAACGAGTCCTAAATTTCCGGGTAGCACGTTTGACACTGAATACGTTCAAGATTCAGTCAATCCTTACTCTTGGTGGGCGGGTAATTTCCGCTTTGTCAATCTCTCGGGTAAGTTGCTCGGCGCGCATATCGCCCATGCAGGACTAATTGTGCTTTGGGCTGGCGCCATGACTCTATTCGAGCTATCGCGACTGAATCCAGATTTACCCCTGTATAACCAAGGGTTAATTTTGCTCCCCCACCTAGCAACGTTGGGTATTGGCGTTGGTGCTGAAGGGCAAATTATCGATACGTCTCCCTATTTTGCTATCGGTTTGGTTCACCTGATTAGTTCTGCTGTTTTAGGAGCGGGCGGGATTTATCATGCGGTGCTCGGACCGGAAATCTTGGATGTGAAAGGGTTTGGCTATGACTGGGAAGACGATCGAAAAATGACCAGCATTCTCGGCATCCACTTAGTGTTGTTGGGTATTGGCGCGCTGCTGCTGGCACTCAAAGCAACCCAGTTTGGTGGATTATACGATCCGGCGATCGCAAATGTCCGCATAATTGAGAATCCAACGCTGAATCCATTGACTATTTTTGGTTATGTCGTCGGTATTACTCCCGAGGGTTGGACTCTGCAAGGAATGGCAGCGGTAAATAACCTGGAAGATGCGATCGGCGGCCATATCTGGATTGGCATTATCTGCATTCTCGGCGGGATTTGGCATATTTCCAGCCAACCCACCAAATGGGCGAAAGGACTATTTGTTTGGTCGGGAGAAGCATATCTGGCTTACTCGCAAGCCGCTTTAGCTTACATGGGCTACTTTGCCGCTTACTTTGTCTGGGTTAACGACACGGTTTATCCTTCAGCCTTTTACGGCCCGGCGCAAACCTTAACCGTCGATGGCACAATTACGGTGCGCACGTGGCTGATGTTGTTCCATATTATTGTCGGCAGTCTGCTCTTTGCCGGTCATTTTTGGCACGGACTGAGAGCGCGGGCGATCGCGGCTGGATTCGTCTTCAGTAATATGAAGTTCAATCCAGAAGCCTTGTTTGGGGATACTCAGTTCCAGCAACCCCTGTTTTCCGGAATTGTGCAACCCTACGAAAATGACTTCCAACAAGGTAATTTAGCTACTCCCCTCAACAGCAGCCAACTCAGTCTGACTTGGGTGAAAAATCTGCCCATCTATCGCGAGGGTTTATCTCCCATTGCACGGGGACTAGAGATCGGTATGGCTCACGGTTATTTGCTCCTCGGCCCGTTCCTGAAACTGGGACCCCTGCGCAATACCGATAATGCCCTGTGGGCTGGATTCGGTAGTGCGTCTGGTTTGGTGGTTATTCTCAGTCTTTGTCTGTTCTTGTACGGAACAGCAATATTCCAACCCAACCAAAAACCACGCGGCGTTCTACCAGACAATATCCAAACCTATACAGACTGGAGCTTATTTACCTCCGGTTTTGCGATCGGCGGTTTAGGTGGCGTGATTTTTGCCACATTCATTTTACTTGAAATCGGTCGCTCTGGCTTAGGCTAA
- a CDS encoding chlorophyll a/b binding light-harvesting protein: protein MTAIADRSMGSSTPIPWRAGNARLVNLSGKLLGAHVAHAGLIVLWAGSITLFEVSGYKPDQSLYEQGLIVLPNLARLGWGVGEGGQIVDTYPYFVIGVLHLISSAFLGAGGVFHAIKGPKTLEGKFPFFGYDWKDGRKMTTILGIHLTLLGIGALLLVAKATTFGGIYDPAIENVRIVTSPTLDPSTIFGYLLGAKGQYWLASVDNLEDVVGGHIWIGVISILGGLWHMKTAPLPWAKGLFVWSGEAYLSYSIGAVSLMAFVATLFVSVNSTVFPIEFFGPTLSLTFDRFPVFVSADGALTARVWLANAHFWLGFFFLQGHLFHALRAAGYSFVEGRVIESTRGQVN, encoded by the coding sequence ATGACTGCGATCGCAGATCGATCCATGGGCAGCAGTACGCCCATTCCCTGGCGAGCTGGAAATGCGCGCCTGGTCAACCTTTCCGGCAAACTCCTCGGCGCTCATGTCGCTCATGCCGGCCTCATCGTGCTCTGGGCTGGTTCCATTACCTTATTTGAAGTCTCCGGATACAAACCCGACCAATCCTTATACGAACAAGGACTAATTGTTCTCCCGAACTTAGCCCGGCTCGGTTGGGGCGTCGGCGAAGGCGGCCAGATCGTCGATACCTATCCCTACTTCGTCATCGGGGTTTTGCATCTTATCAGCTCTGCCTTCCTCGGAGCCGGTGGAGTTTTCCACGCTATCAAAGGGCCGAAAACCCTAGAAGGAAAATTTCCCTTCTTTGGCTATGATTGGAAGGATGGGCGGAAAATGACCACCATTCTCGGTATTCATCTCACCTTGCTGGGAATCGGCGCACTACTCCTGGTAGCTAAAGCAACGACCTTCGGCGGAATTTACGACCCGGCGATCGAAAACGTCCGCATCGTCACCAGTCCAACTCTAGACCCCTCCACAATTTTCGGGTATCTGTTGGGTGCGAAAGGACAATACTGGTTAGCAAGCGTCGATAATCTAGAAGATGTTGTTGGCGGCCACATCTGGATCGGTGTAATCTCCATTCTGGGCGGTCTCTGGCATATGAAGACCGCTCCTTTACCCTGGGCGAAAGGATTATTTGTCTGGTCGGGAGAAGCCTATCTTTCTTACAGCATTGGTGCCGTCAGCCTCATGGCATTTGTGGCGACCTTGTTTGTCTCCGTCAACTCCACAGTATTCCCCATCGAGTTCTTCGGCCCCACCTTATCTCTCACTTTCGATCGCTTCCCCGTCTTTGTCAGTGCCGATGGTGCATTAACCGCACGAGTTTGGCTGGCGAATGCCCACTTCTGGCTCGGCTTTTTCTTCCTGCAAGGCCATCTCTTCCATGCCTTGCGCGCTGCCGGATACAGCTTTGTTGAAGGTCGGGTAATCGAGTCTACCAGAGGACAGGTAAACTAA
- a CDS encoding chlorophyll a/b binding light-harvesting protein, whose translation MTVSLFWKPLFQSLGWQNGDRQSGAPLLAGNSRFIDFSGRLLGAHIAHAGLILLWAGAMTLFELSQLDPSQPMYEQNLILLPHLATLGWGVGDGGYIVDVYPYYLIAMLHLISSAVLGAGGIYHAVLGPEKLDPNGFGYDWNDGDKMTSILGIHLVVLGIAAALLALKAAHFGGIYDPLLDRVRLVQPNLDPGRIFGYLLGFSPDGWTLTGMASVDNLEDVVGGHVWVSLLCIGGGIFHIISKPMSWAKKQLIWSGEAYLSYSLGALAIAGFSVACFVSVNDIAYPSAFYGPVGTSGVRVALSSVHATLGFVALLGHLWHAYRARAAKRGIRFTTFFDFVAKDVTLTVPTNLQV comes from the coding sequence ATGACGGTATCACTTTTCTGGAAGCCGCTCTTCCAGTCCTTGGGTTGGCAAAATGGCGATCGCCAATCGGGGGCCCCTCTGCTGGCTGGGAATTCTCGATTCATCGACTTTTCCGGCCGACTGTTGGGAGCGCACATTGCCCATGCTGGCTTAATTCTCCTTTGGGCTGGAGCAATGACCCTATTTGAACTGAGTCAGCTCGATCCATCCCAACCCATGTACGAGCAAAACCTAATCTTGCTTCCCCATCTGGCAACCCTAGGTTGGGGAGTTGGCGATGGCGGGTACATTGTCGATGTTTATCCCTACTACCTCATCGCCATGCTGCACCTGATTAGTTCCGCCGTCCTCGGAGCTGGCGGTATTTATCATGCCGTTCTCGGCCCGGAAAAACTAGACCCAAACGGGTTTGGCTATGACTGGAACGATGGGGACAAAATGACGAGTATTCTCGGCATTCATCTGGTCGTGCTCGGTATTGCCGCTGCCCTCCTAGCGCTCAAAGCGGCTCACTTCGGCGGCATTTACGATCCATTGCTCGATCGCGTGCGGCTGGTGCAACCCAATCTCGACCCCGGACGTATCTTTGGCTATCTCTTGGGTTTCAGCCCCGATGGCTGGACGCTAACGGGAATGGCAAGCGTTGACAATCTGGAAGATGTTGTTGGCGGCCATGTCTGGGTCAGCCTCCTCTGCATCGGCGGCGGAATCTTTCATATTATCTCCAAACCCATGTCCTGGGCGAAAAAACAGCTCATTTGGTCGGGAGAAGCTTATCTATCCTACAGCTTAGGGGCGCTAGCGATCGCCGGATTCAGTGTCGCCTGTTTCGTCTCCGTTAACGACATCGCCTATCCCAGCGCCTTCTACGGCCCTGTCGGCACCTCCGGAGTCCGAGTTGCACTCTCTAGCGTTCATGCAACCCTCGGATTTGTGGCTTTGCTCGGACATCTCTGGCACGCTTATCGCGCTCGTGCTGCCAAACGAGGCATACGATTTACTACATTTTTTGACTTCGTTGCCAAAGACGTGACCTTAACCGTGCCGACCAACTTACAAGTCTAA